A stretch of the Neodiprion lecontei isolate iyNeoLeco1 chromosome 4, iyNeoLeco1.1, whole genome shotgun sequence genome encodes the following:
- the LOC107222318 gene encoding exosome complex component RRP42 isoform X1, which yields MANTLLSLAEKTFIVHGVDDNYRTDGRNRSEYRPMEVETKVLPHTSGSARLRLANTDILVGVKAEVDTPYPDNPNEGKLEFFVDCSANATPAFEGKGGDNLGTEISNTLTLAYQSSHVLDLTTLCILPQQKCWKLYVDVLILQCDGNLFDAVALAVKAALYSAQIPKVTTATLDGGKADIQLSDDPFDCVKLDVGSFPVLVTLCKNFTFIQIGENCVVDPTSEEEECSAASIVVAVMPNGRITSVVKTGYGSLQPSTLVKTLELAKDIGIKLNAGIMNALKEEDELGSQREIFGFLK from the exons ATGGCGAACACATTGTTGAGCTTAGCTGAAAAAACATTTATAGTGCACGGAGTGGAT GATAACTACCGAACCGATGGCAGAAATAGATCTGAATATCGCCCAATGGAAGTGGAAACAAAAGTCTTACCTCATACTAGTGGTTCGGCTCGTTTACGACTAGCAAATACTGATATTCTAGTCGGTGTTAAAGCTGAGGTTGACACACCCTATCCCGACAACCCTAATGAAGGAAAATTGGAATTCTTTGTTGACTG TTCCGCCAATGCTACACCGGCATTTGAAGGGAAAGGAGGTGACAATTTAGGTACAGAAATAAGCAATACTCTAACGTTAGCTTACCAGTCATCTCATGTTCTTGATTTAACAACACTGTGCATTTTACCTCAGCAAAAGTGTTGGAAATTATATGTTGACGTTTTA ATTCTTCAATGCGATGGCAATTTATTTGATGCTGTAGCATTAGCGGTTAAGGCTGCATTATACAGTGCACAAATTCCCAAAGTTACAACTGCAACACTTGACGGTGGTAAAGCTGACATTCAATTATCAGACGATCCTTTCGATTGTGTTAAGCTGGATGTTGGTAGTTTTCCTGTTCTGGTTACCCTTTGCAAA aattttacttttatacaGATAGGAGAAAATTGTGTAGTTGATCCAACTTCAGAGGAGGAAGAGTGTAGTGCAGCAAGTATAGTTGTCGCCGTAATGCCCAATGGTCGTATAACATCTGTGGTGAAGACGGGATATGGCAGTCTTCAACCCTCGACATTGGTTAAAACATTAGAG CTCGCAAAAGACATTGGAATTAAGTTGAATGCAGGAATTATGAATGCATtgaaggaggaggacgagTTAGGTTCgcagagagaaatttttgggtttcttaaataa
- the LOC107222318 gene encoding exosome complex component RRP42 isoform X3 — translation MEVETKVLPHTSGSARLRLANTDILVGVKAEVDTPYPDNPNEGKLEFFVDCSANATPAFEGKGGDNLGTEISNTLTLAYQSSHVLDLTTLCILPQQKCWKLYVDVLILQCDGNLFDAVALAVKAALYSAQIPKVTTATLDGGKADIQLSDDPFDCVKLDVGSFPVLVTLCKNFTFIQIGENCVVDPTSEEEECSAASIVVAVMPNGRITSVVKTGYGSLQPSTLVKTLELAKDIGIKLNAGIMNALKEEDELGSQREIFGFLK, via the exons ATGGAAGTGGAAACAAAAGTCTTACCTCATACTAGTGGTTCGGCTCGTTTACGACTAGCAAATACTGATATTCTAGTCGGTGTTAAAGCTGAGGTTGACACACCCTATCCCGACAACCCTAATGAAGGAAAATTGGAATTCTTTGTTGACTG TTCCGCCAATGCTACACCGGCATTTGAAGGGAAAGGAGGTGACAATTTAGGTACAGAAATAAGCAATACTCTAACGTTAGCTTACCAGTCATCTCATGTTCTTGATTTAACAACACTGTGCATTTTACCTCAGCAAAAGTGTTGGAAATTATATGTTGACGTTTTA ATTCTTCAATGCGATGGCAATTTATTTGATGCTGTAGCATTAGCGGTTAAGGCTGCATTATACAGTGCACAAATTCCCAAAGTTACAACTGCAACACTTGACGGTGGTAAAGCTGACATTCAATTATCAGACGATCCTTTCGATTGTGTTAAGCTGGATGTTGGTAGTTTTCCTGTTCTGGTTACCCTTTGCAAA aattttacttttatacaGATAGGAGAAAATTGTGTAGTTGATCCAACTTCAGAGGAGGAAGAGTGTAGTGCAGCAAGTATAGTTGTCGCCGTAATGCCCAATGGTCGTATAACATCTGTGGTGAAGACGGGATATGGCAGTCTTCAACCCTCGACATTGGTTAAAACATTAGAG CTCGCAAAAGACATTGGAATTAAGTTGAATGCAGGAATTATGAATGCATtgaaggaggaggacgagTTAGGTTCgcagagagaaatttttgggtttcttaaataa
- the LOC107222461 gene encoding GON-4-like protein, whose translation MDSSAEKGAKHTVENSSSFDYGRPSQNNVSFSFNLDLENFNEDFYSDSDGELEIDVSEIDNYERQNDRTRIREMDKDISVFNKMEEEIERQLDAKAARTNLTATNVKNILKHVMTNEHVMAMVKRRAYNLEDDLIFEPKLTRAKAKELAMSQPNIPWPITPIKKLKGSEVQVLIEQELPEDSSDEEYHPGQDEPSDDERETEGSSVSSDVDSQPATPAPPANQQPVVEEPQLKIVNVRYDEAGVFKIPEARPPATSESENIGQRTRSKLCLSETPLEQIEQAFVPPDITTDMYDWDWDVDEDWNNFLKEFTQPLTQEIIGEDDPEADPEYNILEDEDGDLLDKEELRMDKAVKVTRKELNNLVAELFEFADMFSKEDQDVTKKKRSSDTMNSITESTSINGSVIELLPVLAESNLPKLVSTEQRVLLHVQLCQHIQLMAQHFALTYMHPEFHSQAKMCKDNLNSLRYLSNGENSAFNAINLPDALELVSELETQFKDPKSRQNYIEFLNQEIELGKARLKQKMRYIPKYYPAIKNLLLKGKALIYPQLLPEIPFGHCPKRVKMNTYLKSEDQLIVLGLEQFIPFVSLKQTKFKNEKMKLFDTAQLISQYLVPNKDPSTLFKHINKCRTSKTKNPIQEWYKTEKVPNVIHCIIPVSKNDLKAPQEQPFNRLSVQWQRMFTDIKNPSNEQTQIRLKRIYKDLLKPSQLDTNCNSKAELMPLKRRINHNLLNPTVNMLPAMPFLNTPIKNTGDSDKSKDSIKTPDENLKEWCINSGSQELPNIELFDSPSSSVQSQVTETVKDIGFDMSIKSACQVENICTDTNFSACKQSENISSEIGSSLESNLNMDALKEMEKIHKSEDLTVKEQVSPNLQAISSDSRNHLEETKEQVNLPATTDKPQLRTTTPRLAKIRSAQNMKMMAQILGNKSPALSTAGVKPRGKKGGPKNSEEPSTSNNGDNEDEIAELMLASTTIKKDQKRAKQARELENIKRLVEAENNLSQEERATKFAVSFLHKLHKALDPSSEVFKAIIKLFLDYNEQIDTLNGPENEGSCHSKQTRDERSLCAIIAPLGNERPSNSQCIIEGDHFNSTSQVSKDLLTIDLYKDVCEKLVDYPELNSDFLLFLKPHQAAMIGKSVEHTMLQKMNDFVDIAQIYFAKQPSKLSKVMQAITQLATDTDVSLETVNDVMENLLKGHPLVMDTFSQVLPNGKPPESLFAQHMFENLTCPPGPHDKTKTYAEDAPELYENIEIPVSSSHEDPYGGDNCKCECHNLDGHNLKSRSEHCVSCGTRFLNGRIYLQTTEGLRPARITFPGGDDEKQEHIIRVSLKTTEKFVPATPKRQRKSSKNSPDQTDAKANKNSPIKDSEEMDKSSLKSKRMNKISMKSRERKKSPKNTEISSRLSSNDNPIEKKESMSPIKTKREERAEKREAQDISRSKRTKVAYKNTVKSSKILDSENTDNATQSQTDDTSQDENSIPDCGKVHDIEEESKMSTNEYETEETVRLEKMEVSSDSGNEPEHEIRNAVDIRPWTRQEDAVLLECIKKEYSENTFLTISETLGDRTVQQVKERFEILLSLLEKMA comes from the exons ATGGATAGCAGTGCAGAGAAAGGTGCCAAACATACAGTAGAAAATTCGAGTTCATTTGATTATGGCAGACCAAGTCAGAACAACGTTTCATTCTCATTCAACCTAGATCTGGAGAATTTCAACGAAGATTTTTATTCTGATTCTGACGGCGAATTGGAAATAGACGTATCGGAGATTGATAATTATGAAAGACAAAACGATCGAACGCGTATAAGAGAGATGGATAAGGATATATCTGTTTTCAACAAGATGGAAGAAGAGATCGAAAGGCAGCTAGACGCCAAAGCAGCTCGAACAAATTTGACAGCAACAAATGTTAAGAACATATTGAAACACGTTATGACCAACGAACACGTCATGGCAATGGTCAAACGGAGGGCCTACAACTTAGAAGATGATCTGATTTTCGAGCCAAAACTCACTAGAGCTAAAGCCAA AGAGTTGGCTATGTCGCAGCCCAACATTCCTTGGCCGATAACGCCGATCAAGAAACTAAAGGGCTCCGAAGTGCAAGTTCTGATAGAGCAGGAGCTCCCTGAAGATTCATCCGACGAGGAATATCACCCTGGGCAAGATGAGCCAAGCGACGACGAAAGGGAAACAGAAGGGAGTTCTGTTTCAAGTGATGTTGACTCGCAGCCTGCGACTCCGGCTCCTCCTGCTAATCAACAACCTGTGGTTGAAGAACCGCAGCTGAAAATTGTTAACGTTCGATATGATGAAGCTggagttttcaaaattccagaAGCCCGGCCACCCGCAACCAGTGAGAGTGAAAATATCGGACAAAGAACACGTTCGAAATTATGTCTGAGTGAGACGCCTTTGGAACAGATTGAACAAGCCTTCGTGCCCCCCGATATAACGACCGATATGTATGACTGGGACTGGGATGTTGACGAGGATTGGAATAACTTTTTAAAGGAATTCACACAACCATTGACTCAGGAAATTATCGGAGAAGATGACCCAGAGGCTGATCCAGAATACAACATATTAGAAGACGAGGACGGTGATTTGCTTGATAAGGAAGAACTGCGAATGGACAAGGCAGTCAAAGTTACTCGAAAGGAGCTCAACAATCTTGTTGCAGAATTATTTGAGTTTGCCGACATGTTCTCAAAAGAAGATCAAGATgtaacgaaaaagaaaaggtcTTCCGATACTATGAACTCCATAACTGAAAGTACGTCTATCAATGGATCAGTCATAGAATTGCTCCCTGTTCTTGCCGAATCAAACTTACCAAAATTGGTAAGTACCGAGCAGCGAGTCTTATTACATGTTCAACTTTGTCAACATATTCAACTCATGGCACAGCATTTTGCTCTAACTTATATGCACCCCGAGTTTCACAGCCAAGCGAAAATGTGCAAAGACAATCTGAACAGCTTGCGATATTTGAGTAATGGCGAGAATTCTGCATTCAATGCCATTAATCTGCCAGACGCTTTAGAGTTAGTTTCTGAACTGGAAACACAATTCAAGGACCCAAAATCGCGCCAAAACTATATCGAGTTTTTAAACCAAGAAATCGAACTCGGAAAAGCCCGTTTGAAGCAAAAGATGAGGTATATCCCTAAGTATTATCCGGCAATAAAAAACCTACTTCTAAAAGGCAAAGCCTTGATTTACCCGCAACTTTTGCCTGAGATTCCGTTTGGACATTGTCCAAAGAGGGTTAAAATGAACACATATTTAAAGTCGGAGGACCAACTGATCGTTTTGGGACTTGAACAATTCATTCCGTTTGTAAGTCTAAAGCaaacgaaattcaaaaacgaaaaaatgaaactgttcGACACAGCCCAATTAATCAGCCAGTACCTTGTTCCTAATAAAGACCCATCTACCCTTTTCAAACACATCAACAAATGCCGTACAAGTAAGACAAAAAATCCAATTCAGGAATGGTACAAGACTGAAAAAGTCCCAAATGTGATACATTGCATTATTCCAGTGAGCAAAAACGACCTTAAAGCACCTCAAGAACAACCATTTAACAGGTTGTCTGTACAGTGGCAAAGAATGTTCACTGATATCAAAAACCCAAGTAACGAACAGACCCAAATCAGGTTGAAAAGAATATACAAAGATCTGTTGAAGCCATCACAACTCGATACCAACTGTAATTCTAAGGCTGAATTAATGCCCTTGAAGCGCAGGATAAACCACAATTTATTAAACCCTACAGTAAACATGTTGCCCGCTATGCCATTTCTAAATACTCCAATTAAAAACACTGGAGATAGTGATAAATCGAAAGACAGTATTAAAACTCCAGATGAGAATCTGAAAGAATGGTGTATAAATTCTGGAAGTCAGGAATTGCCAAACATAGAGTTGTTTGATAGTCCCTCAAGCTCTGTCCAGAGTCAAGTAACCGAAACTGTGAAAGATATTGGGTTCGATATGAGTATCAAATCTGCTTGTCAAGTCGAAAATATTTGCACCGATACAAATTTCAGTGCCTGCAAACAGTCTGAGAATATATCGTCTGAAATCGGTTCAAGTTTGGAGTCAAATTTAAATATGGATGCTTTGAaagaaatggagaaaattcACAAATCCGAAGACTTAACTGTGAAAGAACAAGTGTCCCCAAATTTACAGGCGATATCTAGTGATTCTCGTAATCATCTAGAAGAAACCAAGGAACAAGTAAACTTACCGGCAACTACAGATAAACCGCAACTGCGAACGACAACTCCGCGTCTTGCTAAAATTCGAAGTGctcaaaatatgaaaatgatgGCTCAAATTTTAGGAAATAAAAGTCCTGCTCTAAGCACAGCAGGTGTCAAACCGCGAGGGAAGAAAGGTGGACCTAAGAATTCAGAAGAGCcatcaacttcaaataatgGG GACAATGAAGATGAGATAGCAGAACTGATGCTAGCTAGTACGACTAtaaaaaaagatcaaaaaaGAGCCAAACAGGCCCGTGAGTTGGAAAACATCAAGCGATTAGTAGaggctgaaaataatttgagtCAAGAAGAGAGAGCAACAA AGTTTGCAGTTTCATTTCTCCACAAGTTGCATAAAGCATTAGATCCAAGTTCGGAAGTCTTTAAAGCCATAATAAAGTTATTTCTAGACTATAACGAGCAGATTGATACATTGAACGGACCAGAAAATGAGGGTTCCTGCCATTCCAAACAAACAAGAGATGAGAGATCCTTGTGCGCCATTATTGCTCCATTAGGCAATGAGCGGCCATCGAATTCTCAATGCATCATTGAAGGTGACCATTTCAATTCAACGAGTCAAGTTTCCAAGGATTTGCTTACGATAGATCTTTACAAAGACGTTTGTGAAAAGTTGGTAGATTATCCAGAACTCAATTCGGATTTCCTGCTATTTTTAAAACCCCATCAGGCTGCTATGATTGGCAAATCAGTTGAACATACAATGCTACAAAAAATGAACGATTTTGTAGACATAGCacaaatttatttcgcaaaaCAGCCATCAAAGCTCTCAAAAGTTATGCAAGCCATAACTCAATTGGCCACAGACACCGATGTCAGTTTAGAAACCGTGAACGACGTTATGGAAAACCTTTTAAAAGGGCATCCGCTTGTTATGGATACGTTTTCACAAGTACTACCGAATGGAAAACCTCCCGAAAG cTTATTTGCACAGCACATGTTCGAAAATTTGACCTGCCCCCCTGGTCCTcacgataaaacaaaaacttatGCAGAAGATGCACCTGAACTTTACgagaatattgaaattccCGTCTCCAGCTCACATGAGGATCCTTATGGAGGTGATAACTGCAAGTGTGAGTGTCACAATCTAGACGGTCATAATCTGAAGAGTAGGAGCGAACATTGTGTGTCTTGCGGCACCAGA TTTCTGAATGgaaggatatatcttcagACGACAGAAGGTTTAAGACCAGCCAGAATAACATTTCCCGGAGGAGatgatgaaaaacaagaaCACATCATACGAGTATCCTTAAAGACTACCGAAAAATTTGTGCCAGCAACACCGAAAAGACAGCGAAAATCATCTAAAAACTCTCCTGACCAAACGGACGCaaaagcaaacaaaaattctCCAATTAAAGATAGTGAAGAAATGGATAAGTCATCACTTAAGTCAAAGCgaatgaacaaaatttcaatgaagTCTAGAGAGCGAAAGAAATCTCCTAAAAATACCGAAATCAGCTCAAGACTTAGTAGTAACGATAATCcgattgagaaaaaagaatctaTGTCACCAATTAAAACTAAGAGGGAAGAAAGGGCAGAAAAAAGAGAAGCTCAGGATATTTCAAGATCAAAACGAACTAAAGTCGCCTATAAGAACACAGTCAAATCAAGTAAAATACTGGATTCGGAGAATACGGATAATGCAACGCAGTCACAGACTGACGATACTAGCcaagacgaaaattcaatacCGGATTGTGGCAAGGTTCACGATATTgaagaagaaagtaaaatga GTACAAACGAATATGAGACTGAGGAAACTGTGAGGCTTGAGAAGATGGAAGTTTCAAGCGATTCAGGCAATGAACCTGAACATGAAATCCGGAACGCTGTCGATATTAGGCCATGGACAAGACAAGAAGATGCAGTTTTACTAGAATGTATCAAGAAGGAATATTcagaaaatacttttttaacAATCAGTGAGACTCTGGGAGATCGAACTGTTCAACAG GTTAAAGAACGGTTCGAGATTCTTCTTTCATTGTTAGAGAAAATGGCCTGA
- the LOC107222318 gene encoding exosome complex component RRP42 isoform X2, whose protein sequence is MANTLLSLAEKTFIVHGVDDNYRTDGRNRSEYRPMEVETKVLPHTSGSARLRLANTDILVGVKAEVDTPYPDNPNEGKLEFFVDCSANATPAFEGKGGDNLGTEISNTLTLAYQSSHVLDLTTLCILPQQKCWKLYVDVLILQCDGNLFDAVALAVKAALYSAQIPKVTTATLDGGKADIQLSDDPFDCVKLDVGSFPVLVTLCKIGENCVVDPTSEEEECSAASIVVAVMPNGRITSVVKTGYGSLQPSTLVKTLELAKDIGIKLNAGIMNALKEEDELGSQREIFGFLK, encoded by the exons ATGGCGAACACATTGTTGAGCTTAGCTGAAAAAACATTTATAGTGCACGGAGTGGAT GATAACTACCGAACCGATGGCAGAAATAGATCTGAATATCGCCCAATGGAAGTGGAAACAAAAGTCTTACCTCATACTAGTGGTTCGGCTCGTTTACGACTAGCAAATACTGATATTCTAGTCGGTGTTAAAGCTGAGGTTGACACACCCTATCCCGACAACCCTAATGAAGGAAAATTGGAATTCTTTGTTGACTG TTCCGCCAATGCTACACCGGCATTTGAAGGGAAAGGAGGTGACAATTTAGGTACAGAAATAAGCAATACTCTAACGTTAGCTTACCAGTCATCTCATGTTCTTGATTTAACAACACTGTGCATTTTACCTCAGCAAAAGTGTTGGAAATTATATGTTGACGTTTTA ATTCTTCAATGCGATGGCAATTTATTTGATGCTGTAGCATTAGCGGTTAAGGCTGCATTATACAGTGCACAAATTCCCAAAGTTACAACTGCAACACTTGACGGTGGTAAAGCTGACATTCAATTATCAGACGATCCTTTCGATTGTGTTAAGCTGGATGTTGGTAGTTTTCCTGTTCTGGTTACCCTTTGCAAA ATAGGAGAAAATTGTGTAGTTGATCCAACTTCAGAGGAGGAAGAGTGTAGTGCAGCAAGTATAGTTGTCGCCGTAATGCCCAATGGTCGTATAACATCTGTGGTGAAGACGGGATATGGCAGTCTTCAACCCTCGACATTGGTTAAAACATTAGAG CTCGCAAAAGACATTGGAATTAAGTTGAATGCAGGAATTATGAATGCATtgaaggaggaggacgagTTAGGTTCgcagagagaaatttttgggtttcttaaataa